The DNA segment CTCTTTCCTTTGTCGTCCCCCGAAATGACGACGACTGAATCGTTCTTGGTAACCGCGGTCGAGGCCATCTAGATCACCTCTGGCGCAAGGGAAACGATCTTCATGAACTTTTTGTCCCTGAGTTCTCTTGCAACCGGGCCGAAGATTCTCGTCCCTCTTGGCTCGTTCTGTTCATCAATCAAAACGGCGGCATTCTCATCAAATTTCACGTAGGAGCCGTCTTTTCTCCTCATCTCTTTTTTGGTCCTGATTAGCACTGCCTTGGCGACATCGCCCTTCTTTATTGTCGCCCCCGGAATTGCGTCCCGGATTGAAACGACTATTATGTCCCCGATCCGGCCGTAACGCTTCTTGCTCCCGCCGAGGACCTTCACGCACCGGGCGATTCTTGCCCCCGTATTATCAGAGATTGTTATTATGCTTCTCGGTTGAACCACCGTGACACCCAGTTCTCTCCACGTTTCCGCACGAATTCAGATTGCCTAACTGCCTTCGCTGGCTTGCAAGGAGTTCCCGCCCGGCAACTAGTCAGCCTTTTTCACAAACTCCACAAGCCTCCAGCATTTTTCTTTACTCAGAGGCCTCGTCTCAGTGAACTTTATGACATCGCCTACCTTGCATTCGTTCTTCGCATCGTGCACTTTGAATTTCGTTCTTCTCCTGACATACCTTCCGTAGGACGGGTGCTTCACAAGCCGTTCAATCAGGACGACGGCGGTCTTATCCATTTTGTCACTTACGACCCTTCCTACTCTGACCTTCCTTTTCCCTCTTTCTGTCATAAGATTTGCCTCGACAGCTTCCTATTTTGCCTCGCCGTGAGTGGCTATTTTCCTTATTCCCAGTTGGGCTTCCTTCAAAACTGTCTTGATCCTGGCAATATCCCTTCGTGTCTCCCTGATCTTCAGAGAGTTGTCAAGCTGCTTCATCGAGTTTCTGAATCTCAGGTTGAAGAGCTCCTCACTGGTCCCCTTCAGTTTCTCCTGCAGCTCTTCAAGGGACATTTCCCTCAAACGCTCCGGTCTCAGCTCGCGCGGCATCATTTACCCCCCGTCTCATCCCTTGAGACGAACTTTGTTCTTATCGGGAGCTTGCTTGCGCCAAGAGCGAAGGCTTTTTTCGCCAGGTCTTCTCCAATCCCCTCGAGTTCGAAAAGAACTCTTCCGGGTTTTACGACTGCCACCCAGTACTCGGGATTCCCTTTGCCCTTTCCCATTCTTGTCTCTGCAGGTTTTATCGTTACGGGTTTGTCGGGAAAGATGCGTATCCACATCTTCCCGCCTCTTTTGA comes from the Candidatus Eisenbacteria bacterium genome and includes:
- the rplN gene encoding 50S ribosomal protein L14, with translation MVQPRSIITISDNTGARIARCVKVLGGSKKRYGRIGDIIVVSIRDAIPGATIKKGDVAKAVLIRTKKEMRRKDGSYVKFDENAAVLIDEQNEPRGTRIFGPVARELRDKKFMKIVSLAPEVI
- the rpsQ gene encoding 30S ribosomal protein S17, whose protein sequence is MTERGKRKVRVGRVVSDKMDKTAVVLIERLVKHPSYGRYVRRRTKFKVHDAKNECKVGDVIKFTETRPLSKEKCWRLVEFVKKAD
- the rpmC gene encoding 50S ribosomal protein L29; the encoded protein is MPRELRPERLREMSLEELQEKLKGTSEELFNLRFRNSMKQLDNSLKIRETRRDIARIKTVLKEAQLGIRKIATHGEAK
- the rplP gene encoding 50S ribosomal protein L16, with the protein product MLVPKRVKHRKQQRGRMKGKATRGSTVAFGEYGLKALEPAWVTNRQIEAARVAITRFIKRGGKMWIRIFPDKPVTIKPAETRMGKGKGNPEYWVAVVKPGRVLFELEGIGEDLAKKAFALGASKLPIRTKFVSRDETGGK